Proteins from one Telopea speciosissima isolate NSW1024214 ecotype Mountain lineage chromosome 1, Tspe_v1, whole genome shotgun sequence genomic window:
- the LOC122661713 gene encoding uncharacterized protein LOC122661713 isoform X2: MKPLTVQQEVSLASGDWDDGVDMVRNKDDTVMSDEGSLHSDYSPVSKTLVIMDSSSSPEITEATYESTTDDNINVGSSLMENVELASRGIDASTNASNQDHLQFRPAVEEIAIPSTSNMSSSRMPEYIVVDGSSNVSNFKESGGDPAASLPDFAMELNDVNLVNPCVSDADSRNLNSYYQEGITVLREIENPKLPLDFSGSDQHIPDSPLTLDKSVGPELDLLSDSQVESKDVMENVAPLSTKEDLNLNKTLQVPNGGITSTLEGNDLGDAGPSGKTSLSMLASPKSNEPSTDDYTEIDAIKESFGSPIPKCFSSSAGIPAPSLVSAALQVPPGKVLVPAVVDQVQGQACAALQVLKIIEVGVQPGDLCTRREYARWLVSASSALTRNTVSKVYPAMYIENFTALAFDDITPEDPDFPSIQGLAEAGVISSKLSRCDVLSSIDEEPKPFLFSPESPLSRQDLVSWKMALDKRQLQEVDRQILYQRSGFIDIEKINPDAWPAVLADLSAGEQGIIALAFGYTRLFQPDKPVTKAQAAISLATGEVADIFSVELTRIKAESMAEIAVAARRALVTQVKKDVNATFEKELAKEREKIDAVGKLAEEARLELERSRAEREEENNAMLRGRAAVESEMEVLSQLRREMEEQLQIFMSNKMEISFERKRIDNLRKEAESDKQAIAHLQYELEVEKKALSMARAWAEDEAKRAREQAKALEEARECWERHGIKVVVDSDLKDEANAAVTWLEAGKQSAVESVDRAEKLVNNLKAMANEIKGNAKVVIEKIIEKITSLITILKEWVSEATRWTGEIQGIGVLKLSEYMQRLQQNTVALQDGAKRIAGDCREGVEKLAQK, encoded by the exons GTCTGATGAGGGAAGCTTACACAGTGATTATAGTCCTGTAAGTAAGACACTTGTAATCATGGATTCTTCATCATCTCCAGAAATTACTGAAGCTACTTATGAAAGCACTACTGATGATAACATTAATGTGGGGAGTTCATTAATGGAAAATGTTGAATTGGCCTCCAGAGGTATTGATGCCAGCACAAATGCTTCCAATCAAGATCATTTGCAATTTAGACCAGCTGTTGAGGAAATAGCAATACCTTCCACCTCTAATATGAGCTCATCTAGAATGCCTGAATACATTGTAGTTGATGGGTCTTCTAATGTTTCCAACTTTAAAGAGTCAGGGGGTGACCCAGCTGCTTCTCTGCCAGACTTCGCTATGGAACTCAATGATGTTAACCTCGTTAACCCATGTGTTTCAGACGCTGATTCAAGAAATCTTAATTCCTACTATCAGGAGGGAATTACTGTATTAAGGGAAATCGAAAATCCCAAGCTTCCTCTGGATTTTTCTGGTTCTGATCAACATATTCCTGATTCACCTTTAACTTTGGATAAGTCAGTTGGTCCAGAGTTGGATTTGCTTTCAGATTCACAGGTTGAGTCCAAAGATGTAATGGAGAACGTGGCCCCTCTTTCGACCAAAGAAGACCTCAACCTCAACAAAACGCTGCAGGTCCCAAATGGGGGCATTACTTCAACTCTAGAAGGGAATGATCTAGGTGATGCTGGGCCATCTGGAAAAACCTCTCTGTCAATGTTAGCAAGTCCAAAATCAAATGAACCCAGTACAGATGATTATACTGAGATTGATGCAATCAAAGAGTCATTTGGGTCACCCATACCtaagtgcttctcctcctctgctGGTATACCTGCTCCATCTTTAGTTTCCGCAGCTCTACAGGTTCCGCCTGGCAAGGTTTTGGTTCCTGCGGTTGTTGATCAAGTTCAGGGGCAGGCATGTGCAGCATTGCAGGTGTTGAAG ATTATTGAGGTTGGTGTTCAACCTGGTGATCTATGCACTCGCCGTGAGTATGCTCGTTGGTTGGTTTCTGCTAGCAGTGCTCTAACGAG GAACACAGTTTCAAAAGTATATCCTGCAATGTACATAGAGAATTTTACTGCTCTTGCATTTGATGATATCACACCTGAAGATCCTGATTTTCCATCCATTCAAG GCTTGGCTGAAGCTGGAGTTATCTCAAGTAAGCTTTCAAGATGTGATGTACTTTCTTCTATAGATGAAGAGCCCAAACCCTTCTTATTCTCTCCAGAAAG TCCCTTGTCTCGTCAGGATCTTGTAAGCTGGAAGATGGCCCTAGACAAAAGACAGCTACAAGAAGTTGACAGACAG ATCCTGTATCAACGATCTGGCTTTATAGATATTGAAAAGATAAACCCAGATGCATGGCCTGCTGTTTTAGCTGACCTATCTGCTGGGGAACAGGGAATCATAGCACTAGCTTTTG GTTACACAAGACTCTTTCAGCCGGATAAGCCAGTCACGAAAGCTCAAGCTGCTATTTCTCTCGCCACCGGTGAGGTTGCTGACATTTTCAGTGTGGAGCTTACACGTATCAAAGCAGAGTCTATGGCTGAAATTGCTGTTGCAGCACGTCGTGCTTTAGTCACACAAGTGAAAAAAGATGTCAATGCAACTTTCGAAAAGGAGCTCGccaaggaaagggaaaagattgATGCTGTTGGGAAATTGGCTGAGGAGGCAAGGCTGGAGCTGGAAAGGTCAAGAGctgaaagagaggaagaaaataaTGCTATGTTGAGGGGAAGGGCTGCTGTTGAGTCAGAAATGGAAGTTCTCTCACAATTAAGGCGTGAGATGGAGGAGCAGTTGCAGATCTTTATGAGCAACAAGATGGAGATATCATTCGAAAGAAAAAGGATCGACAATcttaggaaagaagctgagagTGATAAACAAGCCATTGCCCATTTACAATATGAACTGGAGGTTGAGAAGAAAGCATTGTCCATGGCCAG GGCTTGGGCAGAAGACGAAGCAAAAAGAGCAAGGGAGCAAGCAAAAGCTTTAGAGGAAGCTAGAGAATGTTGGGAGAGGCATGGCattaaagttgttgttgacaGTGACCTTAAAGATGAAGCTAATGCTGCTGTTACTTGGCTCGAGGCAGGAAAGCAATCTGCGGTTGAATCTGTGGACCGGGCTGAGAAATTGGTGAACAATCTCAAGGCCATGGCAAATGAAATCAAAGGAAATGCCAAAGTGGTTATCGAGAAGATAATTGAGAAGATAACCTCCTTGATTACCATTTTAAAGGAGTGGGTCAGTGAAGCTACAAGATGGACTGGAGAGATTCAAGGGATTGGTGTTTTAAAGCTGAGTGAATATATGCAAAGGTTGCAGCAAAACACAGTTGCCCTTCAGGATGGAGCAAAAAGGATCGCAGGAGATTGCAGGGAAGGTGTAGAGAAACTTGCACAGAAATAG